One Aegilops tauschii subsp. strangulata cultivar AL8/78 chromosome 7, Aet v6.0, whole genome shotgun sequence genomic window carries:
- the LOC109753079 gene encoding WD repeat-containing protein 26 homolog, whose amino-acid sequence MGGFEDDEPPSKRARASSVESATLSDIPCYSKPTNPLGGTMARPLTSQGKEVMVGSKGLIKRDEFVRIITKSLYTLGYEKTGAVLEEESGITLHSPPVNVFRKQVLDGNWDSAVVTLNALDLLDENIVKSAVFLLLEQKFFELLRNGNVMGAMKTLQSEISPLGINRKRVHEMASCLISSPQNVLVGFSKPGIESSNSRFKLLEELQKVLPPTIMVPERRLENLVEQALTVQREACYLHNSVDGLSLYIDHHCGRDQIPSQALQVLCAHRDEVWFLQFSNNGKYLASASNDKTAVIWKVDEDGELLLKHTLTGHEKPVMMVAWSPDDCQLLTCGMEEVIRRWDVESGECIHVYEKSGVGLLSCGWFPDGKQILSGLNDQSLCLWDLDGKQADCWEGQRSTKTSDFAVSKDGKLIISTSRDSAILLFNRDTKQERLIEEEHTVTSFSLSEDGDFLLVNLINEQIHLWNIRTDPIRVKRYTGHKRSRFVIRSCFGGSEQAFIASGSEDAKVYIWHRASGDVIETLSGHSGAVNCVSWNPTNPHMLASASDDHTIRIWGLKKATVKRRDAGSSSGSNGIHMNGSANGNGFVHQCNGSRSK is encoded by the exons ATGGGAGGTTTTGAAGATGATGAACCGCCATCAAAACGGGCAAGAGCATCCTCAGTAGAATCAGCAACTTTGTCAGACATCCCCTGTTATTCGAAACCCACTAATCCTTTGGGAGGTACAATGGCTAGACCTTTGACTTCCCAAGGGAAAGAAGTTATGGTTGGCTCTAAAGGTTTAATTAAGAGGGATGAATTTGTGAGGATAATCACAAAATCTCTGTATACTCTAGGATATGAAAAAACTGGAGCTGTTCTTGAGGAAGAATCAGGTATAACACTGCATTCCCCACCAGTGAATGTTTTCAGAAAGCAGGTGCTTGATGGGAATTGGGACAGTGCAGTAGTTACCTTGAACGCACTTGATCTTCTGGACGAAAACATTGTGAAGTCTGCAGTATTTTTGTTATTGGAGCAGAAATTTTTTGAACTTCTGAGAAATGGCAATGTCATGGGTGCTATGAAGACGCTGCAAAGTGAAATCTCCCCCCTTGGCATTAACAGAAAAAGAGTTCACGAAATGGCAAGTTGCTTAATTTCTTCTCCGCAAAACGTCTTGGTTGGTTTTTCAAAGCCTGGAATTGAATCTTCTAACTCACGGTTTAAGCTCCTAGAGGAATTGCAAAAGGTGCTCCCCCCTACCATTATGGTACCTGAGAGGAGGTTAGAGAATTTAGTTGAACAGGCACTTACTGTACAACGTGAAGCTTGTTATCTCCATAATTCTGTTGATGGCCTGTCACTCTATATCGATCATCACTGTGGGAGAGATCAGATACCATCTCAAGCGCTGCAG GTTTTGTGTGCACACCGTGACGAAGTATGGTTTCTCCAATTTTCGAACAATGGGAAGTATTTAGCATCGGCATCAAATGATAAAACTGCAGTCATATGGAAG GTTGATGAAGATGGAGAACTATTGCTGAAGCATACATTGACTGGTCATGAGAAACCAGTGATGATGGTTGCATGGAGCCCTGATGATTGCCAGCTTCTCACATGTggaatggaagaagtcatccGGCGCTGGGATGTTGAATCTGGCGAATGTATTCATGTTTATGAAAAATCTGGCGTTGGTCTGTTGTCATGTGGTTGGTTTCCAGATGGAAAGCAAATATTGTCTGGTTTAAATGATCAAAGCCTTTGCTTGTGGGATTTAGATGGAAAACAAGCAGATTGCTGGGAAGGGCAGAGGTCAACGAAAACATCTGATTTTGCTGTCTCAAAAGATGGCAAACTTATAATAAGCACCAGTAGAGATTCCGCAATTCTGTTATTCAATAGGGACACAAAACAGGAGAGGCTGATTGAAGAGGAGCATACAGTCACTTCATTTTCTCTTTCGGAAGATGGTGATTTCTTGCTTGTAAATCTTATAAATGAGCAGATTCATTTGTGGAACATAAGGACTGATCCCATTCGAGTTAAACGGTACACTGGCCATAAGCGCAGCCGGTTTGTGATAAGGTCATGTTTCGGTGGATCTGAGCAGGCTTTTATTGCCAGTGGAAGCGAAGACGCAAAG GTCTATATCTGGCACAGAGCTAGTGGAGATGTTATCGAGACCCTGTCTGGCCACTCGGGTGCGGTCAACTGCGTAAGCTGGAACCCTACAAATCCACATATGCTTGCATCTGCAAGCGATGATCATACCATTCGCATATGGGGGCTAAAGAAAGCCACCGTGAAGCGAAGGGACGCAGGCAGCAGCAGCGGCAGTAATGGGATCCACATGAACGGCAGCGCCAACGGCAACGGTTTCGTTCACCAGTGCAACGGGAGCCGCAGCAAGTGA